GTGTTCTCTCACATTTTACTTGAGTTTTTAATCAACCAAAGCAGACTAATGGCAATTcttaaatgaattgaattggatGTCTAAATAATGTAATTAAAACCCCAAAGTTGTGATTGTCGGGGGTTTGAGAGAGCCCGCATTAGACAATGGTACCATCTTTTTAATGAGTAACCATGGTACCTCTAAGATGGTCATGACAATTGGCAATTAGAGAGTGGCAACtaaattaaagaaggaaaagtgagcTTGTTGGATTAGACACGAGTTGACCGAGCAATCGCATGGAAACGATGAATACACACTCCTCATTTATCCGATTGCACTAAAATGTCGAGGGGAGTTAGTCAACAAGCCGACGAAGCTTGTGTAAAAGTTTTAGACCAAACGgatattgaaaagtttagttTTGAAGGCTTgacatcattatttttttgtccaGGCATCCTTGTGCAAGATCATCCAGCATTCcttgaaaaaatgcaaatttaggAACTATTCTTGGAACTAGCATGTGAGCCATATATTGTTTGAAAATAGACGTAAAGACACTCGTcgtgatactttttttttttttgttgttgtcaaAATCGTTGTGGTACTTATCTTGCAATTGTTTTGAGCTTGTTTGGGTCTACAATTAATCAAGAGAAGTTGGGTATAAATTACTAGGAAGAAAATTGAGTCCAAGTGTGAATTGGTGCTGTTAAAGCTCTTTCAAGTGATCATAATTTTAGCCGTGGGGCCCCAGATTCTCATACTACATTGTCCCTAGTCGAAGAGTGTAGGAGATTCCTAATATTCATCATATGCACGGATGACCTATGTGAATTGAAACCTAACTATTAATGAACGATCATGTCTCTGGTTTATATGTGCAAAAGGAATGCTACGAGAAAAATGAATGCAATGTTGTATAAActgattgttttgtttttatcgTGGGTCAAATTTATGAGATGCAAATGTATGATAAATTCATCAGTGAAATTCACGTGTTAGCATAAAAAAGTCCTTTAAATAGTGAAGATTggaaattttgatcaaattgatgattggacTTATATATATGATGTTTTCGAAAAAGACAAGCCATCTTACTAAGGCAAAAGTTGTTGGAGTTATCCGACATCGATTATGGAATTGTCTGGTGGTTAGTTTATAAGTATGAAGGAAAGTTTCACCCTTTGAGTAAATGTTTGAGGTGAGAGAAGCCCAAGACTACCAAACATTGGTGTTAGAGCCAATAGTAGATTGGCGGCCCCAATCTATTCTAGATATCTCGATAAAAGGAATCTAGTGACCAACCCAATTTCTAGGCAATGTGTATTCAAGTTAAGATTAGTCAATATAGAAAGATACCTAAATTAAGGGGAACAAACCTAACATTGACATCAAATGtgatggggagattgttgagatatACATGTGAATTATCTTAAGGAAAGGAATCTAGTGACCAACACAGTTTCTGGGTAGTGTGTGTTGTGGTGTTGCAACGCAATTTCATGGTAGTTTTCATGGTTCAGTCCAATGAAAAAGAACATGTACGAAGGATGGATGAAGGTGAATGTTGAAGATTCTAGTTGAGATAAGTTAATGTAGAAAGATACCTAAATTAAGGGGGAACAAACCTAACATTAAGCTTACATGtgatggggagattgttgagatacATATATAAGTTGCGTTTGGGAAGTCCCACAGTGGAGAATTGGTGCAGTGTGaagtaattaatatatctaGTTAGCCAATAACTCATTactttaagcttttgagtgaagatAGGTTCAATTAGATATTTTGATAGACTTAGACTTGGGCTCCCTCTTAGCAATCTCCTAGGGTAAAAGATATTGAACATCTATTATACAgtccaaacaaaagtaaatgcATAATTATCCGATTTTGATAGGACAAATTAGTTGATAAACCAATCCATGAAACCCAATGAAGAACAAGGCATCATAATTTTGTGGAAACCAGAGGATTATATTGAGTACTGGAGTAAAGTtgtaggacttaaatgcacaaATTAAGAGTTACGGATTTGATTGCATAATTCATGTAAGTTGTTTgaccaaaaatgaaattattccAATGAAATAAGAATCGAATTTAACCTAATTCGATGAAATGGATGGATCACCAGACTCCACGTGATCAGCATGTTTGCTCCTATTCATAGCCGAAAGATATATTaatgttttctcctttttattttgtggATGGCAAATAATAGCATCTcctgttttttctttattgttttggGTTGCTTTCTTGTGAACAGGAtatattatatcattttttcCACGCAATAATCGCATAAGTGCAAGGTGAGCAATAGCTCAAAGCTTAGCCAATGGAGTACTGCCCTACTTGGCTCTTTTGGctcggcctcctcctcccggcacttctatttttccttcttatcCGGAAGCGCACCAAGCTTCCCCCTCAGCCCCCCGCATGGCCCGTGATCGGCAATATCCTCGACCTCGGGACCACGCCGCACCAGAACCTCCACAACTTCCGAGCCAAGCACGGGCCTGTGACGTGGTTGAAGCTCGGTTCCGTGAACACCATGGTGATCCAATCAGCTCAGGCCGCCACAGAGTTCTTCAAGGGCCATGACTTCGCGTTCGCAGACCGCAAGTGTCCCCATGCATTGACAGCTCTCAATTATGACCAAGGCTCGCTCGCTGTGGGTCGTTACGGTGGCTACTGGCGCGTTCTCAGGCGTCTCTGCTCTGTTGAGTTCCTCGTGACGAAGCGCGTCAACGAGACGGTCCATCTCAGGCAGAAGTGCGTCGACAACGTGATCGTGTATTTAGAGGAAGAAATGGCGGTTAAACAAGTAACAACAGGTTATTTCTTACGTGCTTCGTGTTACTTTGGACGTTTGCGTTGCATTTGTAACCTTGAATTGCCGAAATAatagttttcttcttcaaaggaaaaaaaaaaaaaatcaacagagagagagagagagagagaaaggaacgTTTAAGCTCcttacaaaatatgaaaagaggATGAAGGCTTATACCCTGCACAATCCCACTAGTGTCACAAGTTCTTCTCAATTATTAATATATGTAAAATCAACGGTTAAGATATGTTGGGACTTCTGCACCATTAGGAGTTAACGATGCACGCTGTCAAAAGAATCGTACTTCAATAAAGAACGCAACCTGCAACTAGATCTACCTAAGAAAACATTGGGCCTGCTTTTTACGGATGAAGGAACCGGCggtctttcttttttgcaaaatgtACAATTAAGTTccagaatcttttttttttcttttttctactaTTGAGTTCTTAAATTATACATCTTTTAATTTGAGTTAGCCCTCCTCTTAAATATGCGAATGCATTGGTTACGATGAATATTGCATCCCCACCATATGTTAGCACTGACTAGACTAACTAATTAGGGAGACATGAATTCTTTTTTACTTAGTGCTAAGATGGGTAAGaaagattataaaaataaagaaatctaaATCCAAGTAAACATTCACCAACCCAAGCGTTGCCTCAATTTATTGCATGACCCCGGGCGACAACTTACCTCGACCCCTAgttattcaatttttctatgtcattctatttttaagttttttaagaAGTCACTTAAGACACCATGTTGGCTTTCAATGAGGACCTAACCGCCATGTCAACATTTATATATACTTCTTTAATGGAAGGACTAAATCAAAGAAGAAGTTATACGGCTCGAGGATCTAATTGCACAACAAATTTAGGAACCTAATTAAAACTTTTtacaaaagtttagggactgcTGGTACTTTTATCCCTTTGTTTTGTTACTATAATTGACGAATTCAATAAAATAGATACCAGTGTAAATAATTCAAGTTGCCCAAGAGCTATTGGTGTTTAAAGTGCTATTTAGTCAAACTTGCTTTCATTCTTCTCGAGTTTGAGTCGAACTAGAGTGGCTCTACTGTTGAATTATGCCAAGCTCGAGTAGCTTTACCATTGAATTGTGTCAAACTCGAGCATGATCAAGTAGTTGGGTTTTATATATCTTCTGATGCATTGATCAAGTATATCCCCATTACTATGCAAGAGAATGCAAAAGTAAActttccactttattttatttgtgcaAGCCAAGTTGGAGTTTTTAAGAGTTCagatgctaatttagtttttattagtgAAAAATATTCGAAAACAAGCTTATCAAGAACTTTATTAAGTTCGACTTGAGCTTGAAAAATCCAACTTTTGTCTTGAAAGTTGCAGCTTGGAGGTTGATTCCTCCATCCTCCTTAAACTAGTTGTATAACTTggtgcaataattttttttttttcatttctaattcATTACGTTCTGCTATACATtctctaattataattaatcgttaaaaatttctaatttttatgcaGAACAAGGAATCGACTTATCCCACTTCCTCTTTCTCATGGCATTTAATGTGGTGGGTAATTTGGTGCTCTCACGGGATCTTTTGGACCCAAAATCGAAGGACGGGCCTGAGTTCTTTGATGCCATGAACCGGTTCATGGAATGGGCTGGCAAGCCCAACGTAGCCGACTTCCTGCTGTGGTTGAAATGGTTGGACCCACAGGGGATCAAGGCAAGCATGGCGAAGGACATGGGTCGAGCCATGAAGATTGCTGAAGGTTTTGTAAAAGAGAGGTTGGAGGAGCGAAAGCAAAGGGGAGAGATGAGAACGACAAATGACTTCTTGGATGCGGTATTGGATTATGAGGGCAATGGAAAAGAAGGCCCTCGCAAAATCTCTTCCCAGAACATCATCATAATAATTCTGGTATCCTCTCTTCCACTCttggcaaaaaagaaatgattaacATCTTAAGGATATTAGGTCCAGTTCGGTTTGTAAAGTGGGGTGGTAAACTTAATTGACAATTAACAAGCAGGTCATATCACGCGTCATTCTCTACAAACTTGTGTTTTCGTAGAACATTCTAGCACTAGATTTTATAATAACTAGCCTTTTCCAATCAACTATCTATGAAAACATTTTACACTTTAAGTTTGTAGAGAACGTTGCATAACAAAAAGCTACTACTATTATAAAGATGTTTCCATTCTTTCCTGATTTAGCCAATCTGTGCTCATTTTGTAATAACTAGCTAAGAATGTTCTACAAATCACAAGAATGATTTATGGTTATTttctttacaaaaataaaaaataaatctagTGCTAGAAAGACACATTGAATGATTTGTTAAGTTAAGTTGATGTCAATTTCACTAATTAATAGAACATGTTGGGTATCCACAATGGATGAGTGAATGGTATGTTGATCaaatgtatgatatgatattgACTAAATATAATCGATGTTCAAACACCAGCATTGAGTATAAGAAGCCAATAAGATTAAGTTGACAAGGCATGAACAGTTTTTGTCCATGGACTTATAAATGAAAGTCAAGTTAATGTCGGTCGAGTCAAGAAGTATTGACATTGGCTCACAAAATTTGGTCGAATCAAACCGACTGCAAGGATAAAACTAGCGCGAACAGTTATTGTAGCCAAACTTCTAGgacggaacaatttttaaagttGTTGACCGGCAGTTGAAGTGAAGCAATCGTTGTAGCCGAGACTACAAAAAGAGCACATCTTAAGGGAAAAAGACGCACACACATAAAAAGAACACACTTCACTTTCTTGCCATTCATTTTCAGTTATTTCTCAGCAACTTAATTCTTGCCATTCCagttgtttatttcattttttccaatcaaacaCCTGCTCTTGcccttttataaatattcctGTTGTCATTAGTGGATTCATTTCGTCAATTTTAGgatccaatcatcaaattcttgTTCCTTTCTTTATGCGCAATTGTCTGTCAATTTGAAGCATAGGAGCTGCTATGTTTGATAAGGATTGTATCAGGTGAAGCATGATGATTTTTACTGTTAAGCCCACGATTTGAGGGAGTGATTTTCGAGCGAAACTGATTATCTTAATTATAGCAAAAGAATCAGCATTGGTGGTAACCCTAGCAAGAAATGATCTTGTACTAAATGTGTCTAATTCATGGTGCAGGAAATGTTTTTCGCTGGATCAGAGACTACAAGCAGCACCATCGAGTGGGCAATGGCGGAGCTACTCCACCAACCCGTGTCAATGAAAAAGGCCAAAGATGAGATTAACCAGATTGTGGGGTTGAACAGAAAACTCGAAGAAAGTGACACGGAAAAAATGCCGTTTTTGCAAGCTGTGGTGAAGGAAACCCTGAGATTGCATCCACCATTACCTTTGCTTATCCCACGAAATGCTATAAAAGAAACCAATTTCATGGGATTTGATATACCCAAAGATACCCAGGTTTTCGTGAATGTATGGGGCATTGgaagatgttggagaaatcctcgtgaagtgttttgaagttgacaaaacgtttctatcagtctagtctgaaggtgcgagactcgttagttaaagtcgaagacttccggacagccgagactcaagactcaaagtctatcctcattgtgagtctctaatccgttgaagaaaggttatccagaatgGATGTTATccaactggatgttttgttcaggatttaaccttatcatctggagaatatctcgtggctggagaagacgtatcagaatcctttgattgatcaagtttgattcaatgattgaagattcaatgattgtctaaatattattggaaggttctacttatggaaaccgagatcctgattgtatggacgaacatgattgatgggctatcaacatgttcctttaatagctcgaacaatcttcctaattgattccgtccaacgggtagattggaggaattcctttggtaagtgccaacgggtatgatggcttaaaggagtatataaggaagacgttcttagttgttcgaggtgtgcgcgatagaagaattccaaagtttgaagctcctatTTTGTTTAGataattcctttgagcgaatacttgtatacaaaagagagtctatatttgtgagagaccttgagaaggtgtggtagaacatctacactttgtggaatcaaggcaaggctgtgctgtaacttctcttttgatcatagtgaaatccagccggtggggctgtcggtgcggaagagtggacgtaggcttggaataagccgaaccactataaatcctgtgttcaaatttctatctctacctcgatcgtatttcattttgttaagaattgcttccgtatttgggacaaattgtttgtgcgcctattcaccccccttaggtatttatactagcaatatcaattggtatcagagcctgtgtacttactttatttgaagtgttttacttcatagtaaaagatccatggctagtatgctagcaccagggctgatggaagggcaaagcaatactagaccaccctactttgatggaaatgattacaacatacggaagaacaagatgaaagctttcctacgatcaaaggatcctcacggaatgggacgttgtagaaaaggaattactcctaccactttgcatcggtctacgaaagaggaaaagaaagctgaagaaaccagcggaatgtctcgggaagaaataatcaagagacaaacactcgatgcaaaagcaatttactccttatgttgtgctttatcaccaactgaatataatagaatatcttcttgtggtacagcaaaagaagtttgggacgagattgcatatcacctatgaaggaacagatcgagtgaaggaaacaagaatcaacattcttctcggtcaatacgaagccttgagaatgaaaccgggagaatcaatatcgacatgtttagtcgttttatagatattgtgaatggtcttgaaaatcaaggtcaaccaacttcgatcccatgaaggtaaacaagctactgcgtggactctccgaggattggaatcacataaagacttcgataagagagacgcgagagaattatgccactatcgtgACGAGCTGATTTGAACTCTtgagtcctatgaagtggaaaggatcaatgaagatgaagatccaaaaggtaagaaatccattgcattaaaatcaaatgatgattacgatgatacTGATtacgaagatgatatggacgatgaggagcttgctctcataaTAAGAAGAttaagaaaactaaatagaaaaggaagaaggttcaactcaaaggaacaaagctttcaaagacagcgagaccaagtacgttgatgatgaggaaccaaataaagatgtagtctgctttgaatgcaagaaaagggacacatcggacccaagcTGTCcttttcgaagaagaagagaggaaaagctgaaaatttttgaaaagctctcaaagctgaaacacggagtgatgcgagtgtgaagaaagtgataatgaatatgccaatctatgtcgatggcacaatcggactcggactggatcagactcaggatcagactcagacagtgaatttgaggcaagtaattttaaaattcctgtcaaagtttctaaatatattgatgaactatgctttagtcttaagacttctctaaaaagaatttccaaactgaaaaaaagaaaactcagctctaaaacaaaaggaaaatgttttagcgaaagagttaaaagtctagacttgtatgtttccaatcttaaaggaaatgaagaaaatcttttaaaagaaaatgctttttaaaaacagacttatcaaatatatcaaagaaattttctatagggtctgaaaaacttgagaaaattctttcggcacaaagaccttacttcaataagtctggtctaggtatgtgaagaaacaattcccttgattgattttcccaaagtaaaagaaagaattaagaaaagactttcgagtgaggtttacaaaaatcacttcaagaaagtttttgtaaaacatgtaggtagaaatgctctcagatgttctaagtgcaacagtccgaatcactttgaaaaagagtgtcctatggtatggaaacctgttaagaaagtatgggctaatcttgtttatcttactaacaccaaaggacccaagaaaatttgggtaccaaagaaagcttgagactttattttaaatgcaggtctccgtcaagaaataggtaaagtggtatcttgacagcggatgctcaagacacatgacaagaggctcaaattgctttataaagcttgctcaagtaaatggtggaaaagtttcatttggaggaaacaacaaaggaagtattgtgggatttggaaccgtgaaaattggaactctcacaataagtaatgtttccttagtggaaggactcaattacaatcttctcagcattagtcaattgtgtgatcttttggtttcaagatcttctttcaagaaggaacatgttacggaatcggtaaagactctactcagtctttcatgggtcgaagacatgaaaatatctatcttctagatgtgaaaccaaatgaatcacaatgccttatctcaattcaagacgaagcaagcttatggcacaaaaagcttggtcatgtcaacatgaagcaattagccaaaatctcatcaaaacagcttgttcgaggtctacccaaattgccataccaaaaggctgattcatgcactccatgtattctgggaaagcaggtaagaaattcttttaagccaataaatcatgtctctactaatcatgtactacgattgctgcatatggatctcttcggaccaaccggaactcgagtattgggggtaagaagtattgcctagtaattgttgatgattactccgttttacttgggtatatttccttgcaagtaagtcgaaaccttttcgtattttgaaaaatttgctaaaaagattcaaaatgaaaaagtatgtgttatctctagtataagaacagatcatggaggtaaatttgaaaatcaagattttacaaaattcgtgATGAATCtagctttaagcatgtgttctcctctccatatactcctcagcaaaatggagttgtggaaagaaagaacatatctcttcaagaaatggctagaactcttttaattgaaagtaaaatttcttctcgattttgggctaaaatttgtttcaacagcatgctatatcatcaatagagtcttcttaagatctattcttcagaaaaccccttatgagttattcaaagaaaagaagcctattgtttcatactttcatgtatttggttgtaaatgttttatattgaaaaatgcaaaagatcgagttggtaagtttgaagaaagatcggatgaaggtatcttccttggatattctacatcaagcaaagcttacgagtctataacaagaagagtcgatcgtagaggagtcaatgaatgtcaaatttcaagactcaacgcaagatgaatcaagtcgagactcatcaagaagagtacGAAACTGCTCCgagaccctccaaagtctacaactcaagaagcatctcggactacggaaaaccagcatcgggttgttagtgaagatccaaataaagaaagagatcatcaaccagacaaatcaacaagtaagctggaagcataagtccggtcatcccaaagatcttataattggcgaaattaatgaaggaattcgcaccagatccaaaaggcgagaagagtctagtctttgtggcactcgtttcgaaattgaaccaaagagcatagaagaagctttatcgataaaagctggattgaagctatgcaagaagagctcgagacagttcagcataaatgatgtatgggaattgacatccaaaccaaaaggtaaaactgttattggagctaaatgggtgttcagaaacaagatgaacgagaaaggaaaagtcatacgaaataaagcaagactcgtggccaagggatatacgcaagaagaaggaatagactatgatgagacttacgctctagtggcaaggttagaagc
The nucleotide sequence above comes from Eucalyptus grandis isolate ANBG69807.140 chromosome 2, ASM1654582v1, whole genome shotgun sequence. Encoded proteins:
- the LOC104425230 gene encoding iridoid oxidase is translated as MEYCPTWLFWLGLLLPALLFFLLIRKRTKLPPQPPAWPVIGNILDLGTTPHQNLHNFRAKHGPVTWLKLGSVNTMVIQSAQAATEFFKGHDFAFADRKCPHALTALNYDQGSLAVGRYGGYWRVLRRLCSVEFLVTKRVNETVHLRQKCVDNVIVYLEEEMAVKQVTTEQGIDLSHFLFLMAFNVVGNLVLSRDLLDPKSKDGPEFFDAMNRFMEWAGKPNVADFLLWLKWLDPQGIKASMAKDMGRAMKIAEGFVKERLEERKQRGEMRTTNDFLDAVLDYEGNGKEGPRKISSQNIIIIILEMFFAGSETTSSTIEWAMAELLHQPVSMKKAKDEINQIVGLNRKLEESDTEKMPFLQAVVKETLRLHPPLPLLIPRNAIKETNFMGFDIPKDTQVFVNVWGIGRCWRNPREVF